Within the Kribbella aluminosa genome, the region GACTGCCGCGAAGGTCTTGCCGCGGCCGAAGGTGCCGTGCAGGGCGACGATGGGGATGCCGGGGCCGCCGGGGTCCTCGTAGTTCATGCGACCAATGCTCTCGGACGGGCGGCGAGTGGGACGGCGATGACGGCCAGCGCGATCAGGACGCTGATCCGGTAGCCGGTGATGAAGTGTGCGCCGCCTAGCAGGGCGCCGAAGATTGCCGGTGCTGCACCGCTGCCGAGTTGGCGGGCGGCGTTGAGCAGGCCGGAGCCGAGGCCGCCGCGTTCAGGTGGTACGCCGTTGAGCATCAGGGTGGTCGCGCTCGGAGCGACCAGCCCGGCGCCGGCGCCGATCGGCAGCAGCCAGCCGGTCAGCTGCCAGATCGCCGTACCGCTGAAGCACAGCCCAAGAAGGCCGACTGCCATCAAGGCCTGTCCAAGGCGCAAGGCGGCGACGATACCGAGCCGCCCGGCGAGGAGGTTCGCGGGGATGATCAGCAACGTCATCGGCACGAAGACGAGCCCGGTCTCCCAGGCCGATCTGCCGAGCTCCTGCTGCAGGAGAAGCGTGACGACGAAGATCGCGCCGTACGACGCGAAGTTCAGCGCGAACCCGGTCACCGAGCTGACCACCACCGGCGCGGAGCGGACGAGCGCCGCAACGCCCGAGAGCGACGTCGGTGCGGGCGTCGAGCTGACCCGGTGACCGATCGCAAGGACGAGCAGACCAACCGGAACGTTCAGCCAGAAGGTCGCGCGCCAGCCGAGCCCGGAGGTGATCGCCCCGCCGAGTGGCGAGCCGACCACCAACGCAACCGCTCCCGCAGCAGCCCACCGACCAACAGCACGAGCGCGAGCAGCCGGATCGGGTACGGCGCTGTTCACCATCGAGAGCCCCGCCGGGAGGACGACCGCGGCCGCGGCACCCTGCAACGCCCGGGCGACCAGCAGCACATCGAGACTCCCGGCGACAGCGCAGACGACCGATGTCACCGCGAACACCCCGACACCGACAACGAAGGCGCGGGTGGCTCCGACCCGATCGGCCCACGCCCCGGCCGGCAGCAGGCAGATCGCGAAGACCAACGAGTACCCGGTCAGCACCCACGGCAGCCCGCCGCCGGGAAGATCCCGGCCGATCGAGGGGAGTGCGGTAGTGGTCATGGAAGCGTTGAGCGTGACGAGAAAGAACGACAGCGCCGCCGGAAGCAGCGCGGAACGAGGTACGGACATGCGACTACCGTGGGCGCCGGCGGACGCAGCCGGGTACACCTGTCAGGTGCAGTCAGGAGGGAATACATGAATCGCCGGCACGAGCTAGGGGCGTTCCTGCGGGAGCGACGGGCGCGCCTGACCGCCGCGGCCGCAGGCCTGATCGAAGGCCCACCGCGCCGTACGCCGGGACTCCGCCGCGAGGAGATCGCCGAGCTGGCCGGTCTGAGTGCCGGGTACTACGCACGCCTCGAGCAGGGCCACGCCGCACACCCGTCGGAGAGCGTCCTCGCAGCTCTCATCCGAATCCTCCAGCTCACGCCCGACGAGGCCCGGCACCTCCGGGCGCTCGCCGGCGAGTCCGCGCCGCTGCCGGCCGAGCAGGTGTCCCGTTCGGCGCTCCGGATGATGGACCTGCTCAAACCACCGACGGCTGCGCTCGTCCTCGGCCGGATCGGCGACGTACTGGCCTGGAACGAGGAAGCGGCGATGCTCTTCCCCGGACGGCTGGACGGCCCGCGGCCGAACAACGCGCGCTACGTGTTCTGCGATCCGCAAGCACGCGAGATCTTCCCGAACTGGCCGGAGGTGGCGGACGACACCGTGGCGCATCTCCGCGCGGCCGCCGGTCACCTCGTCGACGATCCGTGCTTCCGGTCGCTTGTCGACAATCTGCTTGTCGACAGTCCGGAGTTCGCGGCCCGCTGGTCCCGGCGGGACGTACGGCGGCACGTCACCGGGGTGAAGTACCTCGACCACCCGACGCTCGGGCGGCTGACCGTGGACTACGAGGTGGTCGCCGTACTCGACGAGCCGGATCAGTTTCTCGTGGTTTACGGGCGGAGTGATGTCGAAAAGCCCGGGACGGCTTCTACCTAGGGGTGACAGCACCTCTTCACGAGCGTAGGAGAAGCACCATGAACCACATCACCGAGATCCGGACCGTCGGCGTACCCGTGCGCGACCAGGACCGGGCGCTGGAGTTCTACACCGGCACGCTGGGCTTCGAGGTCCAGCTCGACGTACCGCTGCCGCAGTTCGGCGGCCGCTGGATCGTCGTCGCACCCGCCGGCTCCGGACAGGGCCGCGCGAGCATCGCGCTGGTCCCGGAGAGCGAGGACAACCCGGCCGGCGTCGACACCGGCATCCGCATGGCCAGCCCGGACGCGAAGGCCGCCCACCGGCACTTCCTGGACACCGGCATCGACACCGGCGAACTCCTCGAGTGGCCCGGCACCCCGCCGATGTTCAGCCTCCGCGACCCGGACGGCAACCGCCTCTACATCTCGGAGCTCTGACTCAGCCGAGGACGTGTCCGCCGCCGGCCGCGTCGATCGTCTGTGTGGACCTGGCTCAGCTGCAGTTCGTCGAGAACGCCGGCCTCCAACGCGGTACGCGCGGTGATCGCGCCGTGCACCAGGACGTCCTTCTCACCGGCGGCTTCCTTCGCCTGCGCCATCGCGGTCTCGATGTCGCGGGCGAAGTGCACCTGCTCGTACGGCACCGACGGCGGGTCGTGGCTCACCACGAACAGCGGTACGCCGTGGTGCTCACCGCCGTAGTAGTCGACCTGTTCCGCCGTACGACGACCGACGACGACCGCCCCGGTCGCGTCCATCCCGTCCCAGATCGCCCCGGCCTCGCCTTCGGGGCGGCCGACCGACCCGTCGGGCTGCAGGTACCACTCGTGCAGCCGCATGAAGTCGTCGCCTACGCGTCGAAAACCCGGCGCCCGATTCGACAGCACCCGCAACATCACTCCGCGGCGAGTGCCTCCAGGACGCCGTCGCCGTACTTGGCGAGCTTGTTCTCGCCGACGCCGCTGATCGTGCCGAGCTCGGCCAGCGAGGACGGCAGCTCGGTGGCGATCTGGCGGAGCGTCGCGTCGTGGAAGATGACGTACGCCGGGACGCTCTGGTCCTTGGCGACCGCGCCACGCCACGCGCGCAACCGCTCGAACACCGGCGCGGCCTCCGTCGGCAGGTCGACGGCCGCCTTCTTCGAGCCGGAGGACCTGGACTTCGAACGCAGCCGCTCGGGCTCGCGGCGCATCATCACCTCGCGCCGACGGCCGAGCACCTCGCCACTGTCCTCGGTCAGCACGAGCGTGCCGTAGTCGCCCTCGACCGCGAGCAGCCGCAGCGCCAGCAGCTGCCGGACCACCCCGCGCCACTCGGTGTCCTTCAGCTCGGTGCCGATCCCGAACACCGTCAGCTCCTGATGCCGGAACTGCTTGACCTTGTCGGTCTCCTTGCCGAGCAGGATGTCGATCAACTGTCCGGCGCCGAACTTCTGCCCGCGCTCGCGCTGCAACCGGTACACCGTCGACAGCAGCTTCTGCGCCGCGATCGTGCCGTCCCACGACTCGGGCGGCGTCAGGCAGGTGTCGCAGTTCCCGCACGCGTCGCCCTGCTGACCGAAGTAGGCCAGGAGCTGGGAACGGCGGCACTCGACGGTCTCGCACAACGCGAGCATCGCGTCCAGGTGCGCACCCAGCCGGCGCCGGTG harbors:
- a CDS encoding MFS transporter; amino-acid sequence: MSVPRSALLPAALSFFLVTLNASMTTTALPSIGRDLPGGGLPWVLTGYSLVFAICLLPAGAWADRVGATRAFVVGVGVFAVTSVVCAVAGSLDVLLVARALQGAAAAVVLPAGLSMVNSAVPDPAARARAVGRWAAAGAVALVVGSPLGGAITSGLGWRATFWLNVPVGLLVLAIGHRVSSTPAPTSLSGVAALVRSAPVVVSSVTGFALNFASYGAIFVVTLLLQQELGRSAWETGLVFVPMTLLIIPANLLAGRLGIVAALRLGQALMAVGLLGLCFSGTAIWQLTGWLLPIGAGAGLVAPSATTLMLNGVPPERGGLGSGLLNAARQLGSGAAPAIFGALLGGAHFITGYRISVLIALAVIAVPLAARPRALVA
- a CDS encoding helix-turn-helix transcriptional regulator; the encoded protein is MNRRHELGAFLRERRARLTAAAAGLIEGPPRRTPGLRREEIAELAGLSAGYYARLEQGHAAHPSESVLAALIRILQLTPDEARHLRALAGESAPLPAEQVSRSALRMMDLLKPPTAALVLGRIGDVLAWNEEAAMLFPGRLDGPRPNNARYVFCDPQAREIFPNWPEVADDTVAHLRAAAGHLVDDPCFRSLVDNLLVDSPEFAARWSRRDVRRHVTGVKYLDHPTLGRLTVDYEVVAVLDEPDQFLVVYGRSDVEKPGTAST
- a CDS encoding VOC family protein, with amino-acid sequence MNHITEIRTVGVPVRDQDRALEFYTGTLGFEVQLDVPLPQFGGRWIVVAPAGSGQGRASIALVPESEDNPAGVDTGIRMASPDAKAAHRHFLDTGIDTGELLEWPGTPPMFSLRDPDGNRLYISEL
- a CDS encoding dihydrofolate reductase family protein, which encodes MRLHEWYLQPDGSVGRPEGEAGAIWDGMDATGAVVVGRRTAEQVDYYGGEHHGVPLFVVSHDPPSVPYEQVHFARDIETAMAQAKEAAGEKDVLVHGAITARTALEAGVLDELQLSQVHTDDRRGRRRTRPRLSQSSEM